From Impatiens glandulifera chromosome 7, dImpGla2.1, whole genome shotgun sequence:
TCTTGCTTCTCCTTCTTCCTCCTCTCAAAACAGCCGTAAACGCCCTTCATCCGGCGGCGCCGGTCGTGCCCCTGCTACTTCTTCTTCATATCAGGTCCTGCCTCTAGCAATTGTTGACCCGTCAAGATTCTCCGTCGAACTCGCCTACCCGCCGGCAGTTACGGTAGCTGCCAGTTCCAGTGCCGCAGTCGTCAGCGCCACTTCCGGCGGGCAAAATCATCAGCATTTGATGTTATCGGGTGGAAAAGAAGATTTAGGGGCTTTAGCAATGTTGGAAGATAGTGTGAAGAAACTTAAATCCCCAAAAGCTTCGCCCGGTCCTGCCCTGAGTAAAGCCCAGGTCGATACATCTCTTGAATTTCTAACGGATTGGGTTTACGAATGCTGCGGCTCTGTTTCATTTTCCGCCATAGAACACCCAAAGTTCAAGGCTTTCCTAAACCAGGTCGGTTTGCCAGCGTTATCAAAACGAGACATCGCCGGAGCTAGACTGGATTCCAAGTACGAGGAAGCGAAAGCAGAGTCCGAAGCCAAGATTCGCGACGCTATGTTCTTTCAAATTTCATCAGACGGGTGGAAATCCAAGAACTTTGGAGAAGAAAACTTGGTGAATGTAGCAGTAAATCTACCAAACGGAACCAGCGTATTCCGTCGGGCTGTTTTCACAAGTGGTTTTGTTCCTTCAAAATACGCAGAGGAAGTACTATGGGACACGATCAGAGGAATCTGTGGTAATTCTGTTCAACTCTGTGTCGGCATTGTTGCTGACAGATTCAAGACCAAAGCTTTAAAGAACTTAGAGAGTCAACATCATTGGTTGGTTAATCTCTCATGTCAATTTCAAGCATTCATAAGCTTAATTAAAGATTTTAGTAAGGAGCTTCCATTATTGAAAAACGTGATCAACAATTGTTTAAAGCTAGCGAATTTCATTAACAACAAGACTCAAATCCGGCATACATTTCACAAGTATCAGTTGCAGGAATACGGTCAAGCCGGGCTGTTGAGAATTCCATCGAAACATAACGAAAGATCCAATTTCGGTCCATCCCAAATGCTGGTCGAGGATATTTTGAGCTCCGCCAGGGCGTTGCAGCTGGTTTTGATGGATGAATCGTTTAAGATTGTGTCGATTGAGGATCAAACTGCTAGGGAAATCGAAGATATGATGAGGGATCCTCGTTTTTGGAACGAATTGGAAGCTGTTCATTCGCTAGTGAAGTTAATAAAGGCAATGGCTCACGAAATAGAAACTGAGAAACCATTAGTCGGCCAATGTCTTCCTCTTTGGGATGAAATGAGAAGGAAAGTTAAGGATTGGTGTTCGAAATTCCACATTTCTGATGAAGCACAAATGGAGAAGATAATGGAGAGACGGTTCAAGAAGAATTATCACCCTGCTTGGGCTGCTGCTTTCATATTGGATCCTCTGTATTTGATTAGAGACACTAGTGGGAAATATTTGCCTCCTTTTAAATGCTTAACATCCGATCAAGAAAAAGACGTTGATAAGATTGTAACAAGGCTTGTTTCGAGAGAGGAAGCTCATATCGTGTTAATGGAGCTTATGAAATGGAGGACTGAAGGTCTTGATCCTGTCTACGCTCAGGCGGTTCAAATGAAACAGAGGGATGAAATAACGGGTAAGATGAAGATTGCGAATCCTCAAAGTAGTAGGCTTGTTTGGGAGACTCATTTGACTCAGTTTAAGTCTTTGGGGAAAGTTGCGGTTAGGCTTATATTCTTGCACGCCACTTCTTGCGGTGGCGGAGGAGGAGGGTTTAAGTGTAATTTGTCTTTTCTGAGATGTGTGGGCGGGGTAGGAAATGGTGGGCATTCGAGGGCGGCCATGGATAGGGCTCAAAAGATGATATTCATTGCTGCTCATTCGAAGATCGATAGACGACAGCATTTTTCGATCGAAGAAGATAAGGAATTCGAGGTGGTTAATGGTGATGATGACGATGTTTTACAAGATCATGAGgttttttgttgattttttggGGTTTTATGTAAGTTGCAAGAGTTGTAGTAGTAGTTAGTAACTAGTAAGTTAGTAAGTTGTTCTTATTTAATTAGGATATGGTCTGATTTGTAGGTTTacaattttcaattttgattattattattattattattattcttaatctAAAGAGTGGATTGTTTTGTGCGGAAGATGATTTAGGAAAACTTgatgaattttatataaattttttgtttttgtttttgttttttgtttttgagaatTGTACCGTTGCATGATTGCTAAAAAAAGGTTTTGTTGGTTGGGTTGTATGAGGAGTAGGACGGACCCATTGTTGGGGGAGGGAATTAAAGCCTGTCGAAAGGCATGAATTAGCAGCAGCAACTCATCAGAAATGAAGATGCTATTTCACTCATCAATTTGTTCTAGAAGcatgtatattattaataataaataaataaaaacaaaacatttaaattGATGATGGGTTTTAGATTCCTTTAACCACCAATCAATCCATCCATCAAACAACAGTAAGCTAAAGAAAAGgtgaaaacaaaacaaaacaaagttCATAGGGTCCTCTAATGGGTGTTTTAGTGGAGAGACAGAAATCTTGTCGGCAAATGTTACTATTTACATTCTTATTTGCTTTTACTAAATCAAGTGAAAGATATtctataaagattaaaatttatgaattcaATTCTAATCTACAACAAATAACATGTTTatagattataattatttttgctttttaataaattaaatttttggtgataaataataaataatattgtttgggGGACAGCTCaccaaataaaatgaaaaagtgaaatttgtagaggttgagatattgactAGCTAGACTATGCTATAGTTGAATGTTAATCAATCAGTCCactaattttcaattaattaaagatttaaaaaatgggAGGGGGAAGAttataatgattattataaaGGACgacattttctttctttctacaagaaaaaagaaagattcTTTTTAACATCCATAATGCTAGCTAGCTCTCATTATTATCCACATCGATcccttttgttttattttttacattatcaTCAATTTACTTGTAATGTTAGTAAAtcattaaatacattttattttataaatttaactcaaataacAAGAGTAGAGTAGTACATGATaggtaaaaaaattaagaatttaatttttaataaaaacgttttaaattaaagtgaatAATTATAACGATGAAAAATTAtgctaaaattttaaattaaaaaagaaaccTACAAAATTTAGTTAActaacttattttatatatatatatatatatatatatatatatatatatatatatatatatatatatatatatcacttagAATACTTGAATAGATATAAAACTCAAGAATATACGGTTAgcttcttatataaaaataaaaataaaaataaaaaatattatattataaaattgatgaaaTGTACAAGATTTAaagagaaatataattattaacaaTCACTTGCTTTTGAAAAAGTGGTAAAATACAGTCTACAAAAAATTGAACTGTTGTTTCACGTGTATGAGGACCCCTTTCCTTTTtgggttatataaatattattacactATAGACCAGCAATATAGGCGTGTTTATTGGCTTGTATTATTCAATCAtcctcaaatattattttattaaataacttgATTTCAATAAGCTACATAATATGATtcaacttaattattatttattctgaacaatttatttattaatctgtatgattttagagtttatttgCATCAATATTCTTGAAGGTGTAAAGAACATAGTCCACTTGATTCGGGTTATTCCTTATTGTATTGgtctaacatatttatttatttattattattattttcaaggTAGGAAACTAAGTTAACCTTAATCGGTTCTTACCTTTGtgttttttaagtttataaatatatcaataaataaaatacttttattgggcctaaaaaataattattaatattaaagaagtgatagaaaaagagaaatttatGAAGGAAATGAGATAAATAATGATGTAACATGTTACAACAACACTAACTTAAAATATGTAAAAGTGGGagtctcattttttaaaatatatttttaatgaattttaaacaaaattgatCGACTCCCCTGGGCACCAGAGGAGGGGTATTAtcgtaaataaattttattcttttatttacgATAATGCCCATCCTTGTGAAAAGAAATCGAAAGAGAACGGTAATTTAGGAGCAAATGATCCTAGATGCTAACTAACCCTAGGGGCTTGGGCATCAAAGTGGAAATTTGAGGTTAACTTGAATTTTGTTAggaaaatttattaatgaaacaaatatattaattgtaaactttttaatttattaatttaaatctttCTCATCCATTTTAACTTTAAGACATTTTAGATGCGTATGAAGAGAAGATATTTGATCTATACTTATTATCCCTTTTAACCCAAGTTCCAACAAAGTCATAACTTTTGTACACATGAAAGATAGTGTTACCAAACAAGGCTCATGTGACGTCGTAAAAGAGATTTTTTAAGTGGAATGTATGATTGTGACGTCAGGTCGGATGAAGTGGACAAGTCAGACCAATCAATTGATATCCGTACAACTTTtcaattaaacataaattttaaattcaatttaattttattgttggTTGGGGCTTGAGagaaagatttatttaaataaatttaaatttatttaaatttatttatagaatgtaattttgtgaaattaatttgttttttttggtaaaataaattaatgagtaataatatataacataaaatattttaaatatatatatataatattttaattaataaattgattgataTGATTATCATAAgatatttatgtttgattatatttgaattttaaaaaatacaaccATATAAAggtttgtcattttttttaaacatgtttatttaaaaattaatgattaatgatgattttgatgatgtaattgttttgtataaaaatatttaaagggtatttatatataatgataaaataaaattttaaaatattttaattaataaattgagtaatgTAATGAATGAAAAAAGATTAAGATGTGTAAATAATTCAAGGAAGATGAAACTATCATCAATGTAACTTAATTGATTATGTATGTGTAATATATGTCTTTATATAGGTTTAAAAAGCATATTAAGTATTTGTCTAATTTAATAcctaattatgaaaatttaaacaACATTATAGCAAGATATTTAAGATAGAGTTTGATTCACTTACTATGAAAATGTCAGGTgttaataatcatttttaagagattaaaaatttgaaatttaatttttactgaAATTGACTTAAGTTAAAATAAGGATGATAAATTAGGGAATGTGTTAACttttttaattcaaacaaaaaaatagggCTTGATTAATTAGCCATGaagtatttaattaatgaataaaatggaGCTTTTTTTAGCTAGGATGGAGCTatcataaataaacaaaatcattatCATCATTGATCTTACCCACTAATCACCTCAATTAAGTTTCTTAATATTCTCCAGCTTCACCTATAATTTTGCACATTAGTTCTTCATTAGTCTAACTCCCTAATCATCTTCCTAATTACTATAATACATCTCTGGGTTTTGCTTGATTTGTCCTTTACAATCATGCtaatatttctttaatattttctctCCTTTCCTtccaattattaatattttgaacaaattataAACAAACACTAACATTCCAAGAAAATCCAAacaatcaaatttcaaataaaatgaaacaaaaaacaTTCAAGAAGATCAATAATAACATTtctcaatataatttatttaaataaacttaaccTATTCAATATTACATCAATaaagtaatgataaaaataagtagtatttgtttatctatttatGTCCACATTCATCAAAGAATTCATGCCTTTCAAAAGTCAACAGTGAATAAAAGCAACACccattaaaactaaaattcacCTCAATATTTTTAGTCATGTAACAAGAGGCAGAGAgttctttaaaatataattttagcttTTTTAGCTATGAGTCAATcatgattaaattaattagtgtttgtggcattttttttttatattatatatattttgctaGTGTATGCATGCATGTTATGGCATAATAACCCACCTAATTAATATACTTTCTTAAAAAGTTAAAAGTgtgcatataaaaataaattatctctaAAGCAACTACTTAAATACAAAAGCTATAAAATCAACATAAGAAAAAGtaagacaaaaaaaatgacatttaagaataataattccTAAGGGATCAAATATTACGAattcaattttcatttaaaacgttttaataaaaatggaaatCAGACTAGCTTCttaggtaaaaataaaatatgtgactAGGAGTACAGTTAATTTGACCGTCCTAGCATAAAAATTCAATTAGGGTagcttaaaccctaaactacctaaaaaaaatacattcaaTAATCTCAAGAAGTCATACAGCAGAACAAGAAGCTTTGTTAAAGGTACccactaattaataataagttagTTCAATTAGGTACATAAATATATAGACATAGTGGACATGTATTTCCTTCTCGATTGGGTAATTGATTGATGAATAAACaattattagttattgtttCATATACTATATTATTCAATGTAGGGTATTATTTTGGTGTATTTTAGCCaaatatttatagattaaaaaaacaaatttagtcTTATTTTGTTCCAACttgcttttattttttattataaatttgtatttcactcaaaattatttaagcTCTCATGATGGAGCAGACATGCATGACCAAACAAACCTTACATAAAGGATTATTATATACAAAGGATGCAAGCTTAAAGGGATCATGATTTGCACTTTCAAGTTTCAACCCTCCGAAATGATTTTTTCTATATACACACTCGAGACCCCAACAATCATTATTTGGTAATatgttcattttctttttatatttattaattggcTTAGTTGGATATTGACTTTATACTATAGTTGAAGTGTAACAATTCGATTTCCACTTAAAACAAGTTAAGTTGTAGCAGGAGTAGTGCCGGCCTTTAGGTTGCTCAGTCTCACCATACCAAAAGTTTGAAGACTTACCCAGAGTCGGCCTCGAGATTTGAACTGCCCCAGCCCCTAttgaaaaaatgtaaaattaattttattaccctaggtctaattttaaaaaataataaaaaaattatttttaatgagatttgaacccataatcaaaataatttcttaacTTTTAACCTAAACCACTATGCTACAACATCTTTTATTTAAGTAcacaataaatttaactaacttACTTAGATTCTTATTAAATGAGCTGCCCTAGAGAGCGGGCTGCCAAATGAGCTGCCCTAACCCGAGGGTTTGCTGGGCTTACCTAGGACCGCCCCAATTTGAAGGCTTACCCATGCAACATATACATCTGCACAAACTGGCACAACTACAAGGGTcaggttaaaataaaaatatgttcatCTTAATGTTAGAACTCTTGACCTATAGTAAAAGAACTTATAAAGAGAATAACTAACCAAGTGCCTATGGTTGAAGTATTAGTtcctacaaataaaaaaaaaataaaaaaaaagactacATTTATTATCCATGAATCTAAGATCTACCTAGGTAAGTAACAATCAAAATGTTAACTGCCCCCAACAAAATTGGTTGGGTTTGCTAATCACATACATTAATCATTAGTAATGTATACAAACAAACAACACTCTCATTAAGGAGCTGCAAAAGAACAAAAAATTGCAAATTTCAGTTGCGAAGAATCACATCCACCCAAGTAGGGGGTAACAATATTAAtgtgaaaaaaattgaatttaatggGAGGTTGTAC
This genomic window contains:
- the LOC124910837 gene encoding uncharacterized protein LOC124910837, which gives rise to MATSNTTSSQTPTEPSADEVAAKAVHKRFEGLVLVRTKAIKGKGAWYWNHLEPMLVNNSDTGLAKAVKLRCSLCDAVFSASNPSRTASEHLKRGTCPNFNSPVNPKPISSVSIPTATTLPSLASPSSSSQNSRKRPSSGGAGRAPATSSSYQVLPLAIVDPSRFSVELAYPPAVTVAASSSAAVVSATSGGQNHQHLMLSGGKEDLGALAMLEDSVKKLKSPKASPGPALSKAQVDTSLEFLTDWVYECCGSVSFSAIEHPKFKAFLNQVGLPALSKRDIAGARLDSKYEEAKAESEAKIRDAMFFQISSDGWKSKNFGEENLVNVAVNLPNGTSVFRRAVFTSGFVPSKYAEEVLWDTIRGICGNSVQLCVGIVADRFKTKALKNLESQHHWLVNLSCQFQAFISLIKDFSKELPLLKNVINNCLKLANFINNKTQIRHTFHKYQLQEYGQAGLLRIPSKHNERSNFGPSQMLVEDILSSARALQLVLMDESFKIVSIEDQTAREIEDMMRDPRFWNELEAVHSLVKLIKAMAHEIETEKPLVGQCLPLWDEMRRKVKDWCSKFHISDEAQMEKIMERRFKKNYHPAWAAAFILDPLYLIRDTSGKYLPPFKCLTSDQEKDVDKIVTRLVSREEAHIVLMELMKWRTEGLDPVYAQAVQMKQRDEITGKMKIANPQSSRLVWETHLTQFKSLGKVAVRLIFLHATSCGGGGGGFKCNLSFLRCVGGVGNGGHSRAAMDRAQKMIFIAAHSKIDRRQHFSIEEDKEFEVVNGDDDDVLQDHEVFC